The genomic interval GAACCCAGCTAACCGCGTTTGGTAGCGAGACTGCTGTGGGACGTGTAGACGTGAGAAGCTTCGCCGCTTCCTTAATATATCTTTTGAAGTCTTCTAGGTCTTCGCCCTTGTAGCTTTCAGCCGCAATCTTCAGGGCTTCCGCGGCGGCCTTTGCTATTCTCCCGGCTCCTCTTATCTTCATGTCCCTGATATCATTGGCTATTTGGTATACTTGTTGGGGGAACAAAGCCGTCTCCTTGATCATGAGAAATTACCCTGTGAGTTTATTGATTTTCTCTTTTAGCTTGTCTATGTCAGCCTGATACTTTGCCAAGGAGTGTGGCCATCCAAATGATTCCCTAAACATCATGACGGCAAACTCGGGCGCTATTACTCCTTTTTCTGTAATGATGGCGTCAATGTATGATGGCGGTGTGACGTCGAACAATGGAGATTTAGGCTTCAGCGCTTTCAACTTTTCCCAACCTTCAGGCATATATTCGCTAATCTCTATTTCTGGGATCTCTACTAGCTCGCCGACAAGGGTCTCAGGGCTAAATTTAAACGTGGAAGATACCACGTAGACCCGAACCCTGGCCTCGTGGGCGGCTAGGGCGATAAGGCTCGTACCAATCTTGTTTACAACGGCGCCATTTGCAGATATTGCTTCGCTGGAGAGAAGAACCTTGTCTACTTCCTTCATGAAAAACCTTACAGCAGAGTCGACAATGAGGTAGGTCTCTATCCCTTTGTCTGAAAGTTCTGCCGCAAATTTCACCCCCTCTCCCGTTGGCCTAGATTCTGTCACGTACACTTTGATTTTTTTGCCTTCTTCTACAGCCTTTTCGATTGTTCTCTTGACAAATAAACTATAGGAGTTTGTCATGACTGTGTCGTTGTTTGCGAGTCTGCGGGAA from Thermofilum adornatum carries:
- a CDS encoding translation initiation factor eIF-2B, which translates into the protein MLETELDKVINGRIYSSTETVIYTLELLGRILKENRNPTLFVNSLERILKARPTASMLQNAVRLLTNNLAVTEISTLDDFIASYENTRQAIVKKIFSDIEESSTIASRRLANNDTVMTNSYSLFVKRTIEKAVEEGKKIKVYVTESRPTGEGVKFAAELSDKGIETYLIVDSAVRFFMKEVDKVLLSSEAISANGAVVNKIGTSLIALAAHEARVRVYVVSSTFKFSPETLVGELVEIPEIEISEYMPEGWEKLKALKPKSPLFDVTPPSYIDAIITEKGVIAPEFAVMMFRESFGWPHSLAKYQADIDKLKEKINKLTG